One genomic segment of Rivularia sp. PCC 7116 includes these proteins:
- a CDS encoding response regulator: MTVQLISAEQQVESLKSQNIKKVLLVEDNDANRMLLTDCLSFSGYKVKSLSDGSKFFSTVETFQPDLIVLDLKLPDIDGFFLLKEMQQRFDAAKIPVIIVSGLAFKSDCERAIGLGARRYFVKPVILTELTQAIEKELSCHQK, translated from the coding sequence ATGACAGTGCAGCTAATAAGTGCAGAGCAGCAAGTAGAATCATTAAAATCACAGAATATTAAAAAAGTTTTGCTCGTTGAGGATAATGATGCCAATCGAATGCTGTTAACAGATTGTTTAAGTTTTTCTGGATATAAAGTAAAAAGTTTGTCCGATGGTTCAAAATTTTTCTCTACAGTAGAAACTTTTCAACCAGATTTAATTGTATTAGATTTAAAATTGCCAGATATTGATGGCTTCTTTTTATTAAAAGAAATGCAGCAGCGCTTTGATGCTGCAAAAATTCCTGTAATTATAGTTTCGGGTTTAGCTTTTAAATCGGATTGCGAACGAGCGATTGGTTTGGGCGCTCGCCGCTATTTTGTCAAACCTGTAATTCTCACGGAGCTTACTCAAGCTATTGAAAAAGAGCTATCTTGTCACCAAAAATAA
- the uvrC gene encoding excinuclease ABC subunit UvrC gives MTKSAESLPLLKNPERLESRLKEIPPEPGVYLMRDANDRIVYIGKSRKLRTRVRSYFRESQKLTERIAMMVRLVTEIEFIVTDTEAEALALEANLIKQHQPYFNVLLKDDKKYPYVCITWSETYPRIFITRKRRLGKEKDRYYGPYTDSRLLRGILSLCKRIFPLRQRPQPLFKDRPCLNYDLGRCPGVCQQLVTPEEYRKIVQKVAMVFQGRTSELIDTLTQQMEQASEELNFETAARRRDQITGLKSLNADQKVSLPDDTVSRDAIALAADEKHACIQLFQIRAGQLVGRLAFLADAQAGFGAILQRVLEEHYQTADSVEIPSEIVVQHDLPDAEILADVLSQRKGKKVTIINPQRQLKAELIEMVERNANYELQRMQKLSDRNQQALQDLAAIVDLPELPHRIEGYDISHIQGSNAVASQVVFIDGLAAKQHYRHYKIRNPEIQIGHSDDFASLAEVIGRRFRKYIEDPQLQRIGNPDFPDLVMIDGGKGQLSSVVAVLQEMNLLEDVRVVSLAKRREEIFVPGESIPLKTEAEQPGVQLLRRLRDEAHRFAVSFHRQQRTAKLRRSRLDEIPGLGHNRQQQLLAHFRSIDYIRIATPAQIAEVPGIGSRLAQEIYDYFHPNNEIHSK, from the coding sequence GTGACAAAATCTGCTGAATCTTTACCGCTACTAAAAAATCCAGAACGTTTAGAAAGTCGTTTAAAAGAGATTCCCCCAGAGCCAGGAGTCTATTTGATGCGGGATGCAAATGACCGTATCGTATATATAGGTAAATCGCGCAAATTGCGAACTCGGGTTCGTTCTTATTTTCGAGAGTCACAAAAACTTACCGAGCGCATCGCGATGATGGTAAGACTGGTGACGGAAATCGAATTTATTGTTACAGATACCGAAGCCGAAGCCTTAGCTTTAGAAGCAAACTTAATTAAGCAGCATCAGCCATACTTCAACGTGCTGCTCAAAGATGATAAAAAGTATCCTTATGTTTGTATAACTTGGTCTGAAACATATCCCAGAATTTTTATTACCCGCAAACGCAGATTGGGTAAAGAAAAGGACAGATATTATGGCCCATATACTGATTCACGTTTATTACGGGGAATATTAAGCTTGTGCAAGCGGATATTTCCTTTAAGACAGCGCCCACAGCCTTTGTTTAAAGATAGACCTTGTTTAAACTACGATTTGGGAAGGTGTCCGGGGGTTTGTCAGCAATTGGTTACGCCGGAAGAATATCGCAAAATTGTGCAAAAGGTAGCGATGGTTTTTCAAGGTCGCACTAGTGAATTAATTGATACACTCACTCAACAGATGGAACAAGCATCTGAAGAATTAAACTTTGAAACCGCCGCACGTAGAAGAGACCAAATTACCGGTTTAAAGTCGTTAAATGCCGACCAAAAAGTATCTTTACCTGACGATACCGTTTCTCGGGATGCCATAGCTTTAGCTGCAGATGAAAAACACGCTTGCATTCAGTTATTCCAGATTCGCGCCGGACAATTAGTCGGAAGACTGGCATTTTTAGCCGATGCACAAGCTGGCTTCGGGGCTATTTTACAGCGAGTATTAGAAGAACATTATCAAACCGCCGACTCAGTAGAGATTCCTAGCGAAATTGTAGTTCAGCACGATCTACCAGATGCAGAAATTTTGGCAGATGTCTTAAGTCAACGTAAAGGGAAAAAAGTGACTATTATTAATCCCCAGCGTCAACTTAAAGCAGAATTGATTGAAATGGTAGAGCGAAACGCCAACTATGAATTGCAAAGAATGCAAAAACTTAGCGATCGCAATCAACAAGCCCTGCAAGATTTGGCTGCCATAGTCGATTTACCGGAGTTACCCCATCGCATCGAAGGTTACGATATTTCTCATATTCAAGGTTCAAATGCGGTAGCTTCTCAAGTGGTATTTATTGATGGTTTAGCAGCAAAGCAGCATTATCGGCATTATAAAATTAGAAATCCAGAGATTCAAATCGGTCATTCGGATGACTTTGCTTCCTTAGCCGAAGTTATCGGCAGACGCTTTCGCAAATATATAGAAGATCCACAATTACAAAGAATAGGTAATCCCGATTTCCCAGATTTAGTGATGATAGATGGTGGAAAAGGACAATTATCTTCTGTTGTCGCCGTTTTGCAAGAAATGAATTTACTAGAAGACGTGCGAGTTGTCAGCTTAGCGAAGCGACGAGAAGAAATATTCGTACCTGGAGAATCCATACCTTTGAAAACAGAAGCAGAACAACCAGGAGTCCAGTTACTCAGAAGGTTGCGCGACGAAGCTCACCGTTTTGCCGTTAGTTTTCACCGTCAACAACGCACCGCAAAATTAAGGCGATCGCGTCTAGATGAAATACCAGGTTTGGGACATAATCGTCAACAACAACTATTGGCGCATTTTCGTTCAATAGACTATATCCGCATCGCAACACCCGCTCAAATTGCCGAAGTTCCCGGAATCGGCTCGCGTTTAGCACAAGAAATATACGATTATTTCCATCCAAATAACGAAATACATTCTAAATAA
- a CDS encoding RNA-guided endonuclease TnpB family protein, giving the protein MYKTVPIKAKFTDEEKAFWVDQCEHSNSLYNSAIYLARQNHYAMLLERKANTTYWCGDELRSGWKTYRLETNYYHLDKQLKTCIHYFSLAAQAAQQTLKLVGESITSYNKLVDKYYLGDGSRPSIPKYRKSGGLFAVTFPKQALACHNGYIYPSISKATKPELITSIKLILPEFISFDWIKEVIIRPSRGEFWVDWVIDDGKQPIINNKSLNYNHAISIDHGVKFWLSAVTTLGKSFIVESPQLKTALHKYRNQVQQHKKNKPSRYWDNYLDRITAKRNLQVRDAVNKAARFIINKCLKDGIGNLVIGWNEGNKTNINIGRNNNYEVVSMPTKRLIERLRQLCEEYGIRFHITTEEYTSKASFIDNDELHQYGAKPIEWKPSGKRISRDVYRTKDGLLIHADLNAASNILRKVADQIFINSGIAKLAFEIIKRGALTHPKRYDIFSNLKRSYRKQTMSRSMSLDYGVTTA; this is encoded by the coding sequence GTGTACAAAACAGTTCCAATAAAAGCAAAATTTACGGATGAAGAAAAAGCTTTCTGGGTAGATCAGTGTGAGCATTCAAACAGTTTATATAACTCTGCTATTTATCTGGCACGCCAGAATCATTATGCAATGCTACTTGAAAGAAAGGCTAATACAACTTACTGGTGTGGAGATGAACTTAGAAGTGGTTGGAAAACTTACAGATTAGAAACTAATTATTATCATTTAGATAAACAGCTTAAAACTTGCATTCACTACTTTTCATTGGCTGCACAAGCTGCACAACAAACATTAAAGTTAGTAGGAGAATCAATAACTAGTTACAATAAATTAGTGGATAAGTATTACTTAGGAGATGGCAGTAGGCCATCAATTCCCAAGTACAGAAAGTCTGGTGGTTTATTCGCAGTTACGTTCCCAAAACAAGCCTTGGCTTGTCATAATGGTTATATTTATCCCTCAATCAGTAAAGCAACAAAGCCTGAATTAATAACATCAATTAAGCTTATTTTGCCCGAATTTATTAGCTTTGATTGGATTAAAGAAGTAATTATTCGTCCTAGTCGTGGAGAGTTTTGGGTTGATTGGGTGATAGACGATGGTAAACAGCCAATTATAAATAATAAGAGTCTTAACTACAATCATGCAATTAGCATTGATCACGGTGTAAAGTTTTGGTTGTCAGCAGTTACTACCCTTGGTAAAAGTTTTATTGTTGAATCTCCACAGCTAAAAACTGCACTCCATAAATATCGAAATCAAGTACAGCAACATAAGAAAAACAAACCTAGTAGATACTGGGACAATTACCTTGATAGAATCACAGCAAAACGCAATTTACAAGTCAGAGATGCAGTAAATAAAGCCGCTAGGTTTATCATCAATAAATGCTTAAAAGACGGTATCGGGAATTTAGTAATTGGTTGGAATGAGGGAAATAAAACCAACATTAATATTGGTAGAAACAATAATTATGAAGTTGTTTCAATGCCAACCAAAAGACTTATTGAGAGGTTAAGACAATTGTGTGAAGAATATGGTATTAGATTCCACATAACCACTGAGGAGTATACTTCTAAAGCTTCTTTTATTGATAATGATGAATTACATCAATACGGTGCAAAACCCATAGAATGGAAGCCATCAGGTAAAAGAATTAGTAGAGATGTATACCGCACAAAAGACGGTTTATTGATTCATGCAGATTTAAATGCAGCATCTAACATTCTACGAAAGGTTGCCGACCAGATTTTTATTAACTCCGGCATCGCAAAACTAGCTTTTGAAATAATTAAACGGGGTGCTTTGACACACCCCAAACGGTACGATATTTTTAGTAATCTAAAAAGGTCTTATCGCAAGCAAACAATGTCACGCAGTATGTCTTTAGACTACGGAGTGACAACTGCTTAG
- a CDS encoding LL-diaminopimelate aminotransferase, whose protein sequence is MQFAKRLEPLQSNVFADMDIAKAKALAYGRELIDLSLGSSDLPAESHVIEAIAKSLYDKSTHGYLLFSGTQEFRCAAARWYSLRFGVSVDPETEVLPLIGSQEGTAHFPLAVLNPGDFALLLDPGYPSHAGGVHLASGQIYPMPLREENNFLPVFEDIPVSVLNQSRMMVLSYPHNPTAATATLSFFKQAVAFCQQHNIVLVHDFPYVDLVFTETQAQKTNPLSLAPSILQADSEKTTSIEFFTLSKSYNMGGFRIGFAIGNRELIKSLRQVKAAVDFNQYRGILNGAIAALNGPQLGVQIAVDSFRKRRDAFVNSLHRIGWEVTLPKATMYVWAKLPEDWSKDSIQFCKDLVENTGIAASPGAGFGKSGEGFVRFALVREPSELVAAVDKISQFLQLVY, encoded by the coding sequence ATGCAATTTGCGAAGCGCTTAGAACCACTGCAATCCAATGTGTTTGCAGATATGGATATTGCAAAGGCTAAAGCTTTGGCTTATGGTCGTGAGTTAATTGATTTATCTTTGGGATCTTCGGATTTACCGGCAGAAAGTCATGTCATCGAAGCCATAGCTAAGTCTTTGTACGATAAAAGCACTCACGGGTATTTACTGTTCAGCGGAACCCAAGAGTTTCGTTGTGCAGCAGCTCGATGGTATTCGCTCAGATTTGGTGTCTCGGTAGATCCAGAAACAGAAGTACTACCTTTGATTGGCTCCCAGGAAGGGACGGCACATTTTCCTTTAGCAGTTCTAAATCCGGGAGATTTTGCTTTATTGCTCGATCCGGGCTATCCTTCTCATGCTGGAGGAGTTCACTTAGCTAGCGGTCAAATTTATCCTATGCCTTTACGGGAGGAAAACAATTTTTTACCTGTATTTGAGGATATTCCGGTATCTGTATTAAATCAGTCCCGGATGATGGTATTAAGTTATCCCCATAATCCTACTGCCGCGACTGCAACGTTATCTTTTTTCAAACAAGCGGTTGCTTTTTGTCAGCAGCACAATATTGTCTTGGTTCACGATTTTCCCTACGTTGATTTGGTCTTTACAGAAACCCAAGCACAGAAAACTAATCCCCTGTCTTTAGCGCCTTCAATTTTGCAAGCCGACTCAGAAAAAACTACCTCGATTGAATTTTTCACTTTGTCCAAATCTTATAATATGGGCGGTTTTCGCATCGGTTTTGCTATTGGTAATCGCGAATTAATTAAAAGCTTACGTCAAGTAAAAGCAGCAGTTGACTTTAACCAATATCGAGGAATTCTAAATGGTGCGATCGCTGCTTTGAATGGGCCGCAATTGGGAGTACAGATTGCTGTCGATAGCTTCCGAAAACGCCGCGATGCTTTTGTAAATTCTTTACACCGTATCGGATGGGAAGTGACTTTGCCGAAAGCAACAATGTATGTCTGGGCAAAGCTACCGGAAGACTGGAGTAAAGATTCTATCCAATTTTGTAAAGATTTAGTTGAAAATACGGGAATTGCGGCTTCTCCTGGAGCTGGTTTTGGCAAGTCTGGAGAAGGTTTCGTCCGCTTTGCCTTAGTCCGGGAACCATCAGAGCTAGTAGCTGCTGTAGATAAAATATCCCAGTTCTTACAGTTGGTTTACTAA
- a CDS encoding co-chaperone YbbN produces the protein MSEGVNNINDANFEKEVLQAEKPVLVYFWASWCGPCKLMSPAVNAAATKYSDKLKVVKMEVDPNPVSVKQYQVEGVPALRLVQGDKILASSEGVVNKEKLMSLLDTHLSS, from the coding sequence ATGAGCGAGGGTGTGAATAACATTAATGATGCTAATTTTGAAAAAGAAGTACTGCAAGCCGAGAAACCAGTATTAGTTTACTTTTGGGCTTCTTGGTGCGGACCTTGTAAATTAATGTCTCCGGCAGTAAATGCTGCTGCCACTAAGTATAGCGACAAGCTCAAGGTTGTCAAAATGGAAGTCGATCCCAATCCTGTTTCCGTTAAGCAATATCAGGTGGAAGGTGTACCAGCTTTAAGACTTGTTCAAGGTGACAAAATATTAGCCTCTAGCGAGGGAGTTGTTAACAAAGAGAAGTTGATGAGTCTATTAGACACTCATCTAAGCAGTTAA
- a CDS encoding type II toxin-antitoxin system HicB family antitoxin: MLKPKKKQIEKQSLEYYLSLHYPVTIYPDADGGYVAEIKDLPERLTRMPHTR; the protein is encoded by the coding sequence ATGTTGAAACCGAAGAAGAAGCAGATTGAAAAGCAATCATTAGAATACTATTTGAGCCTTCATTATCCTGTAACAATTTACCCAGATGCAGATGGCGGATATGTAGCTGAAATTAAAGACTTACCAGAAAGACTTACCAGGATGCCTCACACAAGGTGA
- the tnpA gene encoding IS200/IS605 family transposase: MAKLSASDYEYRRAEKSVSSINYHFVFVPKRRKAVLVNEIAMRLQEIIFELVKEHGWRLIALEVMPDHVHMFINSPPHESASQIAKWVKGRASNILRKEYPQLKKLPTLWSPSYFVATTGQVSTDVIRKYIENQTSK, translated from the coding sequence ATGGCTAAGTTGTCAGCGTCAGATTATGAATACAGAAGGGCTGAAAAATCCGTGTCATCGATAAATTATCACTTTGTGTTTGTCCCAAAAAGACGTAAAGCAGTATTAGTTAATGAAATCGCTATGCGGCTACAGGAAATTATTTTTGAGTTAGTAAAAGAACATGGCTGGAGATTAATCGCTCTTGAAGTGATGCCAGATCATGTACATATGTTTATCAACTCACCGCCACATGAGTCAGCTTCTCAAATTGCAAAGTGGGTTAAGGGTAGAGCATCTAATATTCTAAGGAAGGAATATCCACAGTTAAAAAAATTACCTACTTTGTGGAGTCCTAGTTACTTTGTAGCTACTACAGGACAAGTAAGTACCGACGTTATTCGTAAGTATATTGAGAACCAAACTAGTAAATAA
- a CDS encoding toxin-antitoxin system HicB family antitoxin: MANINEARELWLESVYDNGDKIPLPATDDTYSGKLLLRMPKTLHHRLAEAAETEGVSLNQYIIFLLSNK; the protein is encoded by the coding sequence ATGGCAAATATTAATGAAGCACGGGAACTATGGCTGGAAAGCGTCTATGATAATGGAGACAAAATACCCTTACCTGCTACAGATGATACTTACAGCGGTAAGTTGCTTTTGCGGATGCCAAAAACTTTACATCACCGTTTAGCTGAGGCTGCTGAAACTGAAGGTGTAAGCTTGAATCAATACATCATTTTTTTATTAAGTAATAAATGA
- the argC gene encoding N-acetyl-gamma-glutamyl-phosphate reductase, producing the protein MGKPRVFIDGAEGTTGLQIHSRLNQRDDIEIVSIPPEKRKDTQARSHFINSADIAILCLPDDAAREAVSFVTNPNVKILDASSAHRVASDWVYGFPELESSRREEIRNAKRVSNPGCYPTGFLACIRPLIAASIIPQDFPVTINAISGYSGGGRKLMEEYQSISKEQANSYAYGIYGLTFGHKHVKEMHQHSGLQSPPLFVPAVGNFEKGMLVQIPLPLHSLQTQTKDKVNGELIQKTLKEYYQNEKYVSVAPLNDETSLRKGKFLDTQAANNTNLVQLFVFANDETKEALLVARLDNLGKGASGAAVQNLNIMLGLDEDLGLN; encoded by the coding sequence ATGGGCAAACCAAGGGTTTTTATTGATGGCGCAGAAGGTACCACAGGATTGCAAATTCACTCACGTTTGAACCAGCGCGATGATATTGAAATCGTCAGCATACCCCCAGAAAAGCGTAAAGATACTCAAGCGCGATCGCACTTTATTAACTCTGCTGATATCGCCATTCTTTGTTTGCCCGATGATGCAGCCCGCGAAGCCGTAAGTTTTGTTACCAATCCCAACGTCAAAATACTGGATGCAAGTTCCGCCCATCGCGTTGCTAGCGATTGGGTATACGGCTTTCCCGAATTAGAATCAAGTCGGCGAGAAGAAATTAGAAATGCCAAAAGAGTTAGTAACCCTGGATGCTACCCAACCGGATTTTTAGCTTGCATTCGCCCTTTAATTGCAGCTAGTATTATCCCTCAAGATTTTCCCGTAACCATAAATGCAATTTCCGGGTATTCGGGAGGAGGAAGAAAGTTAATGGAAGAATATCAAAGCATTTCTAAAGAACAAGCAAACAGTTATGCTTATGGAATCTACGGTTTAACCTTTGGACATAAACACGTCAAAGAAATGCATCAGCATTCGGGTTTACAATCTCCACCGTTGTTTGTTCCTGCTGTTGGTAACTTTGAAAAAGGAATGTTGGTACAAATTCCCTTGCCTTTACACTCGCTGCAAACTCAAACAAAAGACAAAGTCAACGGTGAATTGATTCAAAAAACCCTCAAAGAATATTATCAAAACGAGAAATACGTTTCCGTCGCGCCTTTAAATGATGAAACTTCTTTACGCAAGGGTAAGTTTTTAGATACTCAAGCAGCAAATAATACGAATTTGGTGCAATTATTTGTATTTGCGAATGATGAAACAAAAGAAGCTTTATTAGTCGCGCGATTAGATAATTTAGGAAAGGGTGCTTCCGGTGCTGCGGTACAGAATTTAAATATTATGCTCGGCTTGGATGAGGATTTGGGGCTTAATTAA